The Candidatus Methylomirabilota bacterium genome includes the window TGTGGAATCTGTCTCCCGCAGTGTCCGACCTATCGCGTGCTGGGCCAGGAGATGGACTCGCCGCGAGGCCGCATCTATCTGATGCGCGCCGCCGCCGAGGGCCGCGTCGGGCTGACGGCGACCTTCCAGCGCCACATCGATCTCTGCCTCGGCTGCCGCGCGTGCGAGAGCGCCTGCCCGTCGGGTGTCAGGTTCGGCTCGCTCCTCGAGGCGACGCGCATCCAGTTGAGGCGCCACGGCCCGCCGCCCCGGCGGCGGCTCCTCGAGGCGCTGCTCTTCTCCGTGTTCCCCGAGCCGGGGCGCGTGGGCGCGGCACTCAAGGCCTTCAGGCTCTACCGGCGCAGCGGGCTCCGCCCCCTCGTCAGGGCGACGGGCGTCCTCCGCCTCTTCCCGCGCCTCGCGGCGCTGGAAGCGCTGCTCGACGACGTTCCCGCCGCGGCGGCCCTGCCCGAGCTCGTCCCCGCGCGAGGCAGGGTGAGGGGACGCGTCGGGCTCCTCACCGGCTGCGTCCAGCGCCACCTCTATCCGGGAGTGAACCGCGACACCGCGCGGCTCCTGGCGCTCGCCGGCTACGACGTCGTCGTGCCGGGCGCCCAGGGCTGCTGTGGGGCCCTCGAGCTCCACGCGGGCCGCGTGGACGCGCTGCGCGCGCGGGCCCGGGCCCTCGTCGCCGCGTTCCCCGAGGACCTGGACTTCGTCGTCGCCAATGCTGCCGGCTGCGGGTCGGCGATGAAGGAGTACGGCCACTGGCTGCCGGAGGCGGTCGGCTTCGCCGAGCGCGTGAGGGACGTCGTCGAGGTGCTCGGCGAGGCGGACCTCCCGCTCGGGCGGCTCGACCTCACGGTGACCTACCACGACGCCTGCCACCTGGCCCACGGCCAGCGC containing:
- a CDS encoding (Fe-S)-binding protein, coding for MESTLGAFSGPDAPDLDELRKCVHCGICLPQCPTYRVLGQEMDSPRGRIYLMRAAAEGRVGLTATFQRHIDLCLGCRACESACPSGVRFGSLLEATRIQLRRHGPPPRRRLLEALLFSVFPEPGRVGAALKAFRLYRRSGLRPLVRATGVLRLFPRLAALEALLDDVPAAAALPELVPARGRVRGRVGLLTGCVQRHLYPGVNRDTARLLALAGYDVVVPGAQGCCGALELHAGRVDALRARARALVAAFPEDLDFVVANAAGCGSAMKEYGHWLPEAVGFAERVRDVVEVLGEADLPLGRLDLTVTYHDACHLAHGQRLRQEPRALLRRIPGLRLVELGDSDLCCGSAGVYNLLEPALARELLAAKVERIAETGARVVATGNPGCLLQIAQGCRERGLDVTLVHPVELLARAVEARDAGRRGAAARAAAARRGESGIESPPSEASEID